The genomic window GCACCATCGACAGAAAATCAACATGTAGAATGGCTGCTCAAAATGAATCAGTTATTGTTAGAAAGCAATCTTCAAAAAAAGCTGGGTGCGATCGATTCAAGAGAAGCATTGTTGGCGTTGCTACAACAGGAACTGAACAAGCTGCCCGAATGAACACGAGTTACCAAGGTACTGATTAACTTTTTATAGAGGTGAAGATATGGTAGGAACAGAATTATTTAGTGAAGATTTGATATTTATTGGGCAGGAGCTGAGGGATCGAGCAGAGCTGTTTAAGTGGTTCAATGGTTGTATGATCGAACAAGGATTTGTGAATGAAAGCTATTATGAAAGTATTTTAAAGCGTGAGCAACAGTTTCCAACAGGAATCCAAACGCCCACAGTTGGAGTCGCTATTCCCCATGCTGACCCGGATAACTTAAACAAGCCCTTTATTGCAGTGGTTAGACCAAAACGAGGAATTGAGTTTGAGCCGATGGGTATTGCGGAAGGAAATATACAGGCAGAGCTGATTTTCATGCTAGGGGTTCTTAAAAATGGAGACCAAGTGATTGCTTTGCAGAAGCTGATGAATCTGTTGACGAATAATGAGGCGGTACAACAGCTGTTGGAGGTACGTACCTGTAAAGAAATGATGGAGATTATACGGGTGAATTTTGATCAAGGAGAATAGGAAAATAGCATGAATAATTAAGTATAAATAATTAGGAGGAAAAGAAAATGAAACGAATTATTGTCGCATGTGGTAGCGGGGTAGCAACCTCTCAAACAGTCGCCAGCAAAGTGACTAGATTATTGAAGGAGCGTAATGTGAACGCCTATGTTGAAGCAGTGGATTTGAAATCAGTTGAGCGTTATATGGATTCAAGTGTTGCCTATATCACGATCACGAAGACAAAGAAAGAATATCCGATTCCTGTTATTAATGGGATTGCTTTTTTAACCGGAATGGGTCAGGAGACAGAATTGCAAAAGCTGATTGATATTTGCAGTAAATAATCATAACTATGAGGAGGTAAAAAGATGGAGATTTTAAGTAATGTAGTGAACTACTTATTGAGTCTTGGTGCTGCAATCTTTGTTCCAATCATTATCATCATTGCTGGTCTGATTGTTGGAATGAAGGTGAAGGATGCGATAAGCTCCGGTATTACGTTAGGTGTTGCTTTTACTGGGATGACGATGTTGATCAGCTTTATGACTGGGGCTATTAGTCCGGCCGCAGAAGCAATGCTTGAGACAGTTGGTATTTCATTGCCGATTGTTGATGGTGGTTGGACAACGATGTCTACGATTTCCTGGTCATGGCCGTATGCTTTTTTGATGTTTCCTCTGATGATCGGGATCAATGTACTTATGTTGGTCATTAACAAGACGAATACATTTAATGCAGATTTATGGAATGTCTGGGGAAAAATATTTACAGCAGTGGCGGTTGTTGGAATCACTGGTAGTGTGCCGTTGGCTTTTGCAGTTGCGGCAGTACAAATCGTGTTCGAATTGAAAAGCGCAGATGCACACCAGCACCGCATCGAAACGCTATCTGGTATTCCTGGTGTGACATGTACCCATAAAATGGTTTTTTTAGCTGCAATCTTTTATCCTATCGACAAGCTACTTCGCAAGATCCCTGCACTAGATAAGGATTTTGATGCGGAATCATTAAAGGACAAGGTCGGTATTTTTGCAGAAAATCATGTATTAGGCTTTATTTTAGGCTGTGTATTTGGGGTGCTTGCTCGATATAGTATTGCTGAAACATTGACTTTGGCAATACAAGCAGCGACAGCTTTGACACTATTTCCTGTGATCACAAAATACTTTATGCAAGCCTTATCTCCTATTTCTGAAGCGGTGAGTGATTTCATGAATAAGAGGTTTGAAGGACGAACATTATTAGTTGGGTTGGACTGGCCGTTTATGGG from Enterococcus sp. 9E7_DIV0242 includes these protein-coding regions:
- a CDS encoding PTS sugar transporter subunit IIB — its product is MKRIIVACGSGVATSQTVASKVTRLLKERNVNAYVEAVDLKSVERYMDSSVAYITITKTKKEYPIPVINGIAFLTGMGQETELQKLIDICSK
- a CDS encoding PTS galactitol transporter subunit IIC, producing the protein MEILSNVVNYLLSLGAAIFVPIIIIIAGLIVGMKVKDAISSGITLGVAFTGMTMLISFMTGAISPAAEAMLETVGISLPIVDGGWTTMSTISWSWPYAFLMFPLMIGINVLMLVINKTNTFNADLWNVWGKIFTAVAVVGITGSVPLAFAVAAVQIVFELKSADAHQHRIETLSGIPGVTCTHKMVFLAAIFYPIDKLLRKIPALDKDFDAESLKDKVGIFAENHVLGFILGCVFGVLARYSIAETLTLAIQAATALTLFPVITKYFMQALSPISEAVSDFMNKRFEGRTLLVGLDWPFMGGSNEIWLAVIYSVPVTLIFSMFLPGNEILPFAGIINIALAVPAFLVTGGNLLRMIILCTIGSPIFLWVGTAFAPFMTNLANTTGAVQLEAGKMISNSSIDGPVFTYAFSHVFKFLEGNFIPLIILIVWVVSFIFYYRDLMREAKAAQQLEQEEPLEAAEA
- a CDS encoding PTS sugar transporter subunit IIA; translated protein: MVGTELFSEDLIFIGQELRDRAELFKWFNGCMIEQGFVNESYYESILKREQQFPTGIQTPTVGVAIPHADPDNLNKPFIAVVRPKRGIEFEPMGIAEGNIQAELIFMLGVLKNGDQVIALQKLMNLLTNNEAVQQLLEVRTCKEMMEIIRVNFDQGE